A single genomic interval of Daucus carota subsp. sativus chromosome 1, DH1 v3.0, whole genome shotgun sequence harbors:
- the LOC108217141 gene encoding ras-related protein RABA4d-like, whose product MSNSYGDFNAKIDYVFKIVLIGDSAVGKSQLLARFARNEFSVDSKATIGVEFQTKTLILDHKTVKAQIWDTAGQERYRAVTSAYYRGAVGAMLVYDMTKRQTFDHIAGWLEELRGHADKNIMIMLIGNKCDLASLRAVPTEDAQEFAERENLFFMETSALEAINVESAFQTVLKEIYRIISKKALTANDIDYRAMSLKGTQIVIPGQGSDSSGNSGGGCCV is encoded by the exons ATGTCGAATTCGTATGGAGATTTTAATGCAAAGATAGATTATGTTTTCAAGATTGTACTAATAGGGGACTCTGCAGTTGGAAAATCACAGCTTTTGGCTAGGTTTGCTAGGAATGAATTTAGTGTAGATTCAAAAGCTACGATCGGGGTTGAATTCCAGACCAAGACCCTGATTCTTGATCATAAGACCGTCAAGGCGCAGATTTGGGACACTGCAGGCCAAGAAAG GTATAGAGCAGTAACAAGTGCATATTACCGTGGTGCAGTGGGGGCAATGTTAGTATATGACATGACAAAGCGACAGACATTTGACCACATTGCTGGTTGGCTTGAGGAACTAAGAGGGCATGCTGACAAGAACATTATGATTATGCTCATCGGCAACAAATGTGACTTGGCAAGTCTCAGAGCAGTACCAACTGAAGATGCCCAGGAGTTTGCAGAAAGAGAAAATTTGTTCTTCATGGAGACATCAGCCCTCGAGGCAATTAATGTTGAGAGTGCATTTCAGACGGTCCTAAAAGAAATATATCGGATCATAAGTAAAAAAGCCCTCACTGCTAATGATATAGACTATAGGGCCATGTCTCTCAAGGGTACTCAAATAGTTATTCCCGGCCAGGGGTCAGATTCTAGTGGAAATAGTGGTGGTGGTTGTTGCGTCTAG
- the LOC108217240 gene encoding tubulin-folding cofactor A-like: protein MATIRNLKIKTSTCKRIVKELDSYKKEVEREAAKTASMKDAGADPYDIKQQENVLAESRMMIPDCHKRLEASLADLKGILAELEESNQKDGPEIDEAKSTIADLEKVVETTDD, encoded by the exons ATGGCAACTATCAGGAATCTAAAAATTAAGACCTCTACTTGCAAACGCATTGTTAAGGAGCTCGATTCTTATAAGAAAGAAGTTGAGAGGGAGGCTGCTAAGACTGCTTCCATGAAGGACGCAGGAGCTGATCCGTACGACATTAAGCAACAG GAAAATGTGCTTGCTGAGTCAAGAATGATGATTCCTGATTGTCACAAACGCTTGGAAGCCTCTCTCGCTGACCTAAAAGGGATTTTG GCTGAGCTGGAGGAATCGAATCAGAAAGATGGTCCAGAAATTGATGAAGCTAAAAGCACTATAGCAGATCTGGAGAAGGTGGTCGAAACAACAGACGACTAG
- the LOC108204279 gene encoding protein PYRICULARIA ORYZAE RESISTANCE 21: MTEKVTFMMLNTVDLQCHSCYKKVKKVLCKFPQIRDQIYDEKGSRVRIKVVCCSPEKIRDKLCYRGGKYIKSIEILEDPKPKPPEKPKEPEKPKAPEKPKEPEKPKAPEKPKEPEKPKAPEKPKEPEKPKEPEKPKEPEKPKPPADKPAEKPKPKEPAPAPVPVPVPVPVPAPAPAPAPKGPEPVQVNMCEPVQGYPGYPPIPMYPSGVCCGPCYDGYGGGPCFHGYGRPVPPPPAPCYDYGYGYRGSKCCVNTDYFSEENPQGCTIM, translated from the exons ATGACGGAAAAG GTGACGTTTATGATGTTGAACACAGTGGACTTGCAGTGTCATAGCTGCTACAAGAAGGTGAAGAAAGTGCTCTGCAAATTCCCTC AAATTAGGGACCAGATATATGATGAGAAGGGTAGTAGAGTCAGAATTAAGGTGGTATGCTGCAGCCCTGAGAAGATTCGTGACAAGCTTTGTTACAGAGGTGGTAAATATATTAAGAGTATTGAGATTTTGGAGGATCCTAAGCCTAAACCTCCGGAGAAGCCTAAGGAACCCGAGAAACCAAAAGCTCCGGAGAAGCCTAAAGAGCCTGAGAAACCCAAAGCTCCCGAGAAGCCTAAGGAGCCTGAGAAACCTAAAGCCCCGGAAAAGCCTAAAGAGCCTGAGAAGCCTAAGGAACCAGAAAAGCCTAAAGAGCCAGAAAAGCCTAAACCTCCTGCTGATAAGCCTGCGGAAAAACCCAAGCCAAAGGAACCGGCTCCAGCCCCTGTTCCGGTTCCAGTACCAGTTCCAGTTCCTGCCCCTGCCCCGGCCCCAGCCCCAAAAGGACCTGAGCCGGTGCAAGTGAATATGTGTGAACCGGTTCAAGGATATCCGGGATATCCACCCATACCCATGTATCCAAGCGGGGTATGTTGTGGGCCTTGTTACGATGGCTATGGTGGGGGGCCATGTTTTCACGGGTATGGACGGCCTGTTCCACCTCCTCCAGCTCCATGTTACGATTATGGATATGGGTACCGCGGGAGCAAATGTTGTGTGAACACTGATTACTTCAGTGAAGAAAATCCACAAGGGTGCACAATCATGTAA
- the LOC108204280 gene encoding heavy metal-associated isoprenylated plant protein 7: MGEDKKEEEKKEEEKKEEAGGAGEEKKEEENKEDEPLVLKVEMHCGACAKKVAKSLKGFQGVEEVMADCKGSKVVVKGKAVDAVKVCERIQKKSGRKVEIISPLPKPPEENKEEPKEEPPKEEKKDEPPPVITLVLKIGMHCEACAQLLQKRIRKIKGVESVTTDLANDQVTVKGVLDPEKLVNDVYKKTRKQASVVKDEEKKEEEKKEEEKKEESKEAEEAKEDEDDKAMEMKRSEYYGPKYYTEYSSAPELFSDENPNACSVM; the protein is encoded by the exons ATGGGTGAA GACAAGAAAGAGGAGGAGAAAAAggaggaagaaaagaaagaagaagcaGGTGGTGCTGGTGAAGAgaagaaagaggaagaaaacaAGGAAGATGAGCCTCTTGTCCTCAAGGTTGAAATGCACTGTGGAGCTTGTGCTAAGAAGGTTGCCAAATCTTTAAAAGGATTTCAAG GTGTGGAGGAAGTGATGGCAGATTGCAAGGGGAGTAAAGTGGTAGTGAAGGGGAAAGCAGTAGATGCAGTTAAAGTGTGTGAGAGGATTCAAAAGAAAAGTGGCCGCAAAGTGGAGATAATTTCCCCCTTGCCAAAGCCCCCGGAAGAGAACAAGGAAGAACCTAAAGAAGAGCCAccaaaagaagagaagaaagatgag CCTCCTCCGGTTATCACCTTGGTGCTAAAAATAGGAATGCATTGTGAAGCATGTGCTCAGCTTTTGCAGAAGCGAATTCGGAAGATTAAAG GTGTTGAGTCGGTGACGACAGACTTAGCAAATGATCAAGTAACTGTGAAAGGTGTTCTTGATCCGGAAAAGTTAGTGAATGATGTGTACAAGAAAACCAGGAAGCAAGCAAGCGTGGTGAAGGACGAAGAGAAAAAggaggaagaaaagaaagaggaagagaagaaagaagaatCTAAAGAAGCGGAAGAAGCcaaggaagatgaagatgataaaGCAATGGAAATGAAGAGGAGTGAATATTATGGTCCCAAGTACTACACTGAGTATTCTTCTGCCCCTGAATTGTTCAGTGATGAGAATCCAAATGCTTGCTCTGTTATGTAG
- the LOC108204577 gene encoding oligopeptide transporter 3: MKQQQQDTAVPEERCSVEEVALVVPETDDTSLPVMTFRAWFLGLTSCIILIFLNTFFIYRTQPLAISAILMQIAVLPVGKLMAATLPTKSYSLMGRSFSLNPGPFNMKEHVIITVFANCGFSMGGGDAYSIGAITVMKAYYKQSLSFLCAIILVLTTQIVGYGWAGMLRRYLVDPVEMWWPSIVAQVSLFRALHEKETNKKGLTRMRFFLIFLVASFVYYALPGYLFPMLTFFSWVCWVWPRSITAQQIGSGHNGLGVGAFTIDWAGISAYHGSPLVTPWTSILNVGAGFIMFIYIIVPLCYWKFNTFDAQRFPIFSNKLFTASGHEYDTTKILTSQFDLNIAAYEKYSKLYLSPLFALSIGSGFLRFTATLTHVALFNGRDIWNQSRSAVKNTKVDIHTKLMKSYKGVPQWWYLILLAGSIALSLLMLFVWQNDIQLPWWGMLLAFFLAFIVTLPIGVIQATTNQQPGYDIIAQFIIGYLLPGKPIANLIFKIYGRISTVHALSFLSDLKLGHYMKIPPRCMYTAQLVGTLVAGTVNLAVSWWMLENIKDLCDIESAHPDSPWTCPKFRVTFDASVIWGLIGPERLFGSGGLYRNLVWLFLVGALLPVPVWILSKVYPDKKWIPLINIPVISYGFAGMPPATPTNIASWLITGFFFNFFVFKYRKGWWQRYNYVLSAALDAGTAFMGVLLFFALQNEGINLKWWGTELDHCPLATCPTAPGISVPGCPVF, encoded by the exons ATGAAGCAACAGCAGCAAGACACGGCGGTGCCGGAGGAGAGATGCTCGGTGGAAGAGGTGGCCCTGGTGGTTCCAGAAACAGATGACACATCTCTCCCTGTGATGACATTCAGGGCATGGTTCTTGGGGCTCACATCATGCATAATTCTCATTTTCTTGAACACTTTCTTCATATACAGGACACAGCCCCTGGCTATATCAGCCATACTCATGCAGATTGCTGTGTTGCCTGTGGGGAAACTCATGGCGGCTACTCTCCCCACAAAGAGTTATAGTTTGATGGGGAGGAGTTTCAGTTTGAATCCAGGGCCTTTTAATATGAAGGAGCATGTGATTATCACTGTGTTTGCTAATTGTGGGTTTTCCATGGGTGGTGGTGATGCTTATTCTATTGGTGCTATTACTGTTATGAAGGCTTATTATAAACAATCCTTGAGTTTCCTTTGTGCCATCATTCTTGTCCTTACTACTCAG ATTGTTGGTTATGGATGGGCTGGTATGTTGAGGAGGTACTTGGTTGATCCGGTTGAGATGTGGTGGCCTTCAATTGTGGCACAGGTCTCTCTGTTCAG AGCACTTCATGAGAAGGAAACAAACAAGAAGGGTCTGACTCGGATGCGATTTTTCCTTATTTTCCTGGTTGCCAGTTTTGTTTATTATGCACTTCCGGGTTATCTATTTCCAATGCTGACATTCTTCTCATGGGTCTGTTGGGTATGGCCTCGCAGTATCACTGCTCAGCAAATTGGTTCTGGTCACAATGGACTTGGGGTTGGTGCCTTTACAATTGATTGGGCTGGAATCTCAGCTTATCATGGAAGCCCCCTAGTTACACCATGGACTTCCATTCTCAATGTTGGAGCTGGTTTTATCATGTTTATATACATAATTGTTCCTCTTTGTTACTGGAAGTTTAACACTTTCGATGCACAGAGATTTCCCATATTTTCTAACAAGCTTTTTACTGCTTCCGGCCACGAATATGATACTACCAAGATTCTGACCTCTCAGTTTGATCTGAACATTGCTGCTTATGAGAAATATAGCAAGCTCTATCTGAGCCCTCTGTTTGCCCTATCAATTGGATCAGGATTCTTGAGGTTTACTGCTACCCTCACCCATGTTGCGCTATTCAATGGCAG GGATATATGGAATCAAAGCAGGTCTGCAGTGAAGAATACCAAAGTAGATATCCATACGAAGTTGATGAAAAGTTACAAAGGGGTGCCTCAGTGGTGGTAccttatcttattagcagggaGCATCGCGTTGTCACTCTTAATGTTGTTTGTGTGGCAAAATGATATACAGCTGCCATGGTGGGGTATGCTTTTGGCGTTTTTCTTAGCATTTATAGTTACCCTTCCGATAGGAGTTATCCAAGCAACTACCAACCAG CAACCTGGATATGACATAATTGCTCAATTTATAATTGGGTATCTTCTGCCTGGAAAACCCATCGCCAACCTGATTTTCAAGATATACGGAAGAATCAGCACTGTCCATGCTCTCTCCTTCTTATCTGACCTTAAACTAGGGCACTACATGAAGATTCCACCACGATGCATGTACACTGCTCAG CTGGTGGGTACTCTAGTTGCTGGCACAGTAAATCTTGCAGTCTCATGGTGGATGTTAGAGAACATAAAGGATCTCTGTGATATAGAATCAGCACATCCAGATAGCCCTTGGACCTGTCCCAAATTCAGAGTCACCTTTGATGCCTCCGTCATCTGGGGCCTGATTGGACCAGAGCGTTTGTTTGGATCAGGAGGATTGTACAGAAACTTGGTATGGTTATTCCTAGTGGGAGCTCTTTTGCCAGTACCAGTTTGGATTTTGAGCAAAGTCTATCCAGACAAGAAATGGATTCCACTTATAAACATACCAGTTATATCATATGGCTTTGCTGGAATGCCACCAGCAACACCTACAAACATTGCTAGCTGGCTTATCACAGGATTCTTCTTCAACTTTTTTGTGTTCAAGTATCGGAAAGGATGGTGGCAGAGATATAACTATGTTCTGTCTGCTGCATTGGATGCGGGGACAGCATTCATGGGTGTTCTCCTGTTCTTTGCTCTGCAGAATGAAGGCATAAATCTGAAGTGGTGGGGAACGGAGCTTGACCATTGTCCGTTGGCAACTTGTCCAACTGCGCCTGGCATCAGTGTTCCTGGATGCCCCGTTTTCTAG